A part of Populus alba chromosome 8, ASM523922v2, whole genome shotgun sequence genomic DNA contains:
- the LOC118052156 gene encoding heat shock cognate 70 kDa protein 2 — translation METDDSTAIGIDLGTTYSCVGVWQNGRVEIIPNDQGNRMTPSCVAFTDTQRLIGEAAKNQVVSNPVNTIFGAKRLIGLRFSDVAVQSDIQHWPFKVVAGPRDKPMIVVNYKREERQFAAEEISAMVLRKMGEIAEAFIGKSVKNAVITVPAYFIDSQRQATKDAGLIAGFNVMRIINEPTAAALAYGLHRDINDGVKNVLVFDLGGGTCDISLLAILDRFVEVRATAGDSHLGGEDFDNRLVNYFVQEFKRRKRKDISGDPSALRRLRTACERAKRSLSRDVQTNIEIDSLYEGIDFYSTITRARFEELNTDLFRRCLQLMKKCLRDCDMDKNNIDDVVLVGGSSRIPKVQLLLQYFFNGKELCKSINPDEAVAYGAAVQATIMTGEGNEEVQSMLLMDVLPLSLGLEIAGGVMDVLIERNTSIPTLKERIFSTYADNQTAVLIKIYEGERTRTRDNNLLGTFELSGIAPAPKGVPQIKIGFHLDADCILIVKAEDKTSGQKKKITITNDRGRWSEKEIQKMVHEAERYKSEDEKHKKWAEAKNELEIFVRNMRITIGDEKRSSKLATGDKNKIEGAIDQAMKWLDGNQLARKDDFDGKLGELESICNPIIAKIYRSDGACMGTLMEDEVSPSDGRGTYGDEEPSDGYGTYGDEEPSEDIVENVPNDQDNRMTPSCVAFTGIERLIGDAATNQTVMNPIDTIFN, via the exons ATGGAAACAGACGATTCTACAGCGATTGGGATTGATTTGGGGACAACGTATTCTTGCGTTGGGGTTTGGCAAAATGGAAGAGTTGAGATTATACCAAATGATCAAGGCAACAGAATGACGCCTTCTTGTGTTGCCTTCACTGACACACAGCGTTTGATTGGTGAAGCTGCAAAGAACCAGGTTGTTTCCAACCCTGTCAACACCATCTTCG GTGCAAAAAGGTTAATTGGTCTGAGATTTAGCGATGTTGCTGTTCAGAGTGACATCCAGCACTGGCCGTTCAAGGTTGTTGCGGGTCCTCGTGACAAGCCCATGATTGTGGTTAATTACAAGCGTGAAGAGAGGCAGTTTGCTGCTGAAGAGATTTCGGCAATGGTACTCCGAAAGATGGGTGAGATTGCTGAAGCTTTCATCGGCAAAAGTGTGAAGAATGCAGTGATTACTGTTCCTGCCTACTTTATTGACTCTCAACGGCAGGCCACAAAAGATGCTGGTTTGATTGCTGGTTTTAATGTCATGCGTATTATTAACGAGCCCACCGCCGCTGCCTTGGCTTATGGTCTTCACAGGGATATAAACGATGGTGTGAAGAATGTGCTGGTCTTTGATTTAGGGGGCGGTACTTGTGATATCTCGTTGCTTGCCATTCTTGATCGTTTTGTTGAAGTGCGGGCCACAGCTGGAGACTCTCACCTTGGAGGCGAGGACTTTGACAACAGATTGGTGAATTACTTTGTTCAGGAATTCAAAAGGAGGAAAAGGAAGGACATTAGTGGAGATCCTTCAGCTCTTCGGCGGTTGCGAACTGCTTGTGAGAGGGCCAAGAGGAGTCTCTCACGTGATGTTCAAACTAACATTGAGATCGATTCATTGTATGAAGGTATTGACTTTTATTCCACCATTACTCGTGCAAGATTCGAGGAGCTGAACACGGATCTCTTTAGAAGGTGTTTGCAGCTGATGAAAAAGTGTTTGAGGGATTGTGATATGGATAAAAACAACATCGATGATGTTGTTCTTGTTGGTGGTTCTAGCCGGATTCCCAAGGTGCAGCTGCTACTGCAATACTTTTTCAATGGCAAAGAGCTGTGCAAGAGCATCAATCCTGATGAGGCAGTTGCCTATGGTGCTGCTGTTCAGGCTACTATCATGACTGGCGAAGGCAATGAGGAGGTGCAAAGCATGCTGCTTATGGATGTTTTACCCCTGTCCCTTGGGTTGGAAATTGCTGGCGGTGTTATGGATGTTTTGATAGAAAGGAACACTTCGATTCCCACATTAAAGGAGCGTATTTTCTCCACCTACGCAGACAATCAAACTGCTGTCTTGATCAAGATTTACGAGGGGGAGAGAACAAGGACTAGGGACAACAACTTACTGGGCACATTTGAGCTCTCTGGTATTGCTCCAGCACCCAAAGGTGTTCCTCAGATCAAAATAGGCTTTCACCTTGATGCAGATTGTATCTTGATTGTAAAAGCTGAGGATAAGACCAGTGGTCAGAAGAAAAAGATCACAATCACCAATGACAGGGGCAGGTGGTCCGAAAAAGAAATTCAGAAGATGGTCCACGAGGCCGAAAGGTACAAGTCTGAAGATGAAAAGCACAAGAAGTGGGCCGAGGCAAAGAATGAATTGGAGATTTTCGTCCGCAACATGAGAATAACAATTGGGGATGAGAAGAGAAGTTCAAAGCTGGCCACAGGTGACAAGAACAAGATTGAAGGTGCCATTGACCAGGCCATGAAGTGGCTGGATGGCAACCAGCTTGCAAGGAAAGATGATTTCGATGGCAAGTTGGGGGAGCTTGAGAGCATCTGCAATCCAATCATTGCGAAGATTTATAGAAGCGATGGTGCTTGTATGGGTACGTTAATGGAAGATGAAGTTTCTCCATCTGATGGGAGGGGCACATACGGAGATGAAGAACCATCTGATGGTTATGGCACATACGGAGATGAAGAACCATCGGAG GACATAGTAGAGAACGTACCAAATGATCAAGATAACAGAATGACGCCTTCTTGTGTTGCCTTCACTGGTATAGAGCGTCTGATTGGTGATGCTGCTACGAACCAGACTGTTATGAATCCCATCGACACCATTTTCAATTAG